A genomic segment from Nicotiana tabacum cultivar K326 chromosome 9, ASM71507v2, whole genome shotgun sequence encodes:
- the LOC107811571 gene encoding uncharacterized protein LOC107811571, with the protein MANSQRRLAAVLDPVYYPVVALVLVLVACVDLCDAITVVDVYRLVQYDLSGVPFGSRLATLNHHAGSSLFASADLSRTVLMLPVRELNLDLIKEYIGQGNLLGGLLLLLPPKFSPEKVDAAVGDDGDFDLLRNKVSELERLLIHANIPYPVYFAFEDDNISAVLAEVKRNDASGQPATATTGGYKLVVVASDPKKIASPTIANIQGWLPGLKLDGDSSQLPTIAIVASYDTFGAAPALSVGSDSNGSGVVALLEIARLFSVLYSNPKTRGRYNLLFGLTSGGPYNYNGTQKWLRSFDQRLRESIDYAICLNSLGSLGSNELHLHVSKPPENAYIQQIFQGFSRVAEESGLQVGLKHKKINISSPRVAWEHEQFSRLRVTAATISELSTAPELLESTGGLSDNRHSVSEASIIQSVKLVAESLARHIYSQEGKSTNIFADNSSLAVNPSYVRSWLDLLSRTSRVAPFLPKNDPLIMALQKELADHTAEVNIQHETLDGMFTFYDSISGRLHIYQVASVTFDLLLLLVLGSYLITLFSFLVITTRGLDDLISLFRRPPSRKVKTA; encoded by the exons ATGGCGAATTCTCAGAGAAGGCTGGCGGCCGTATTGGATCCCGTCTACTATCCAGTAGTCGCATTGGTATTAGTCCTCGTCGCGTGCGTCGACCTGTGCGATGCCATCACAGTCGTCGACGTTTACCGGCTCGTTCAGTACGATCTTTCCGGCGTCCCATTCGGATCTCGCCTCGCTACTCTCAATCACCACGCCGGTTCTTCGCTCTTCGCTTCTGCCGATCTCTCTCGCACTGTACTCATGCTTCCCGTTCGTGAGTTGAACCTCGATCTCATTAAAG AATATATTGGACAAGGGAATCTGTTAGGGGGCTTACTGCTTTTACTCCCTCCTAAATTTAGTCCAGAAAAAGTAGACGCTGCAGTTGGTGATGATGGTGATTTTGACCTTTTGAGGAATAAAGTGTCTGAGCTGGAGCGGTTGCTTATACATGCTAACATCCCT TATCCTGTATATTTTGCTTTTGAGGATGATAACATCAGTGCTGTACTAGCTGAAGTCAAGAGAAATGATGCTAGTGGTCAACCTGCAACTGCTACTACAGGCGG ATACAAGCTTGTTGTTGTTGCCTCAGATCCTAAGAAAATTGCATCCCCCACCATTGCAAATATTCAG GGATGGTTACCAGGACTAAAACTTGACGGAGACTCAAGCCAACTCCCTACTATTGCCATAGTTGCTTCATACGACACCTTTGGGGCTGCACCG GCATTGTCAGTTGGAAGTGATAGCAATGGAAGTGGTGTTGTGGCACTTCTTGAGATAGCTAGGCTGTTCTCGGTTCTGTATTCAAATCCTAAAACAAGAGGTAGATATAATTTACTTTTTGGATTGACATCTGGTGGGCCCTATAACTACAACGGAACTCAGAAG TGGCTTCGAAGTTTTGACCAACGTCTACGTGAGAGTATAGACTATGCCATTTGCTTGAATAGTCTTGGGTCCTTGGGCAGCAATGAGTTACATCTTCATGTTTCAAAACCTCCCGAAAACGCATACATTCAACAAATATTTCAG GGTTTCTCTCGTGTAGCAGAAGAATCGGGGCTTCAAGTTGGTCTTAAGCACAAGAAAATAAACATCTCCAGTCCTCGA GTAGCCTGGGAGCATGAACAGTTTTCAAGGCTGAGAGTTACTGCAGCAACAATTTCTGAGCTTTCTACTGCACCTGAATTGCTAGAAAGCACTGGAGGTCTGTCTGATAACAG ACATTCTGTGAGTGAAGCCTCAATTATTCAAAGTGTCAAGCTTGTTGCTGAAAGTCTAGCA AGACACATATACAGCCAGGAAGGGAAGAGCACAAATATATTTGCCGACAATAGTAGTTTAGCTGTTAATCCTTCCTATGTACGGTCTTGGCTGGACCTTCTGTCTAGGACTTCTCGAGTGGCACCTTTTCTTCCAAAGAATGACCCACTCATCATGGCACTTCAAAAG GAATTAGCTGATCATACTGCTGAGGTGAATATACAGCATGAGACTCTAGATGGAATGTTTACTTTTTACGACTCAATTAGTGGCAGGTTACATATATATCAG GTTGCCAGCGTAACATTCGATTTGCTTTTGCTGTTAGTTCTCGGATCATACTTGATTACACTTTTCAGTTTTCTTGTCATCACCACCAGG GGTCTTGACGATCTTATCAGTCTGTTCCGCCGTCCTCCATCTCGGAAAGTGAAAACTGCTTGA
- the LOC107811581 gene encoding OVARIAN TUMOR DOMAIN-containing deubiquitinating enzyme 6: MTRILVQRGSAGASSSSSSNQNRSSTSLPGSSSSSAPTQPQASSNSQVLSASKDDEFVEEIQEEVALEELSIGSSNYKGVKVDDGLLDSLGSDQSTIEEKIADNETRDGVFVSEGLAREYDGLRVVEVENEGSSVQRAICSSCPPPPPVPPPKPASLNSSPRRFPLGSSHAGRIGSSRGTAGRPTVSTRTSPAGSRPSSPRSHCDEGYNSADEQNPSFGSSYDDVEREQQFEMDLRRTKGLEVKKMLEDGNCLFRAVADQVYGDSEAYDLVRQMCIDYMERERDHFSQFITEGFTSYCKRKRRDKVYGNNVEIQALCEMYNRPIHIYSYSTEPINTFHGSYNTDSPPIRLSYHHGNHYNSLVDPRRLTVGAGLGFSSLQGRNVDKDQVKAAIKAQQDQQIDNALLAEGRFYSDLELTEKEIERMVMEASRAEYIANDKFRQQFGCRESSTSSAEPSSSGARSSGSEAKQEGGGREVLSDCIQIMLSMGFSYARVIEAYSIFGDDVDSMVCYLIETSSSSRRKGKATE; the protein is encoded by the exons ATGACTCGGATACTGGTTCAGCGCGGTTCCGCTGGAGCTTCATCGTCTTCGTCCTCAAATCAGAACAGGTCATCTACTTCGCTCCCTGgttcgtcttcttcttcagctCCAACCCAGCCACAGGCTTCTAGTAACAGTCAGGTATTATCAGCTTCGAAAGATGATGAATTCGtagaagaaatacaagaagaggtTGCTTTAGAAGAGCTCTCCATTGGTTCTTCAAACTACAAGGGTGTTAAGGTTGACGATGGATTGTTGGATAGTTTAGGTAGCGACCAAAGCACCATTGAGGAAAAGATTGCTGATAATGAGACGAGAGACGGTGTTTTTGTCAGTGAGGGCCTGGCAAGGGAATATGATGGTTTGAGAGTTGTGGAAGTGGAAAATGAGGGAAGTTCAGTTCAGAGGGCTATATGTAGTTCATGTCCACCTCCACCTCCTGTCCCACCACCAAAACCTGCTTCACTAAACTCGAGTCCTAGAAGATTCCCGTTGGGTAGTTCACATGCTGGCCGTATAGGATCATCTAGGGGAACTGCTGGGAGACCTACTGTCTCAACTAGGACCTCACCTGCTGGATCCAGGCCATCCTCTCCACGATCACATTGTGATGAAGGTTATAATAGTGCTGATGAGCAGAATCCCAGCTTTGGATCCTCATATGATGATGTG GAGAGAGAACAGCAGTTTGAAATGGATCTTAGACGAACCAAAGGCTTAGAAGTTAAGAAAATGTTGGAAGATGGGAACTGTCTCTTCCGTGCTGTTGCTGACCAAGTATATGGTGATTCTGAAGCTTATGATTTGGTCAGgcagatgtgcattgactacatg GAGCGGGAAAGGGACCACTTCTCTCAATTTATAACTGAAGGTTTCACTTCCTATTGCAAGAGAAAAAGGAGAGACAAG GTTTATGGCAACAATGTGGAGATTCAAGCTCTGTGTGAAATGTATAATCGCCCTATTCACATATACTCTTATAGCACAG AACCAATCAATACATTCCATGGAAGTTACAATACAGACAGCCCTCCTATTCGACTCAGCTATCATCATGGAAATCATTACAACTCTCTTGTTGATCCACGTCGACTAACAGTTGGTGCTGGCCTTGGGTTTAGCTCTCTACAAGGG aGGAACGTTGATAAGGATCAGGTCAAAGCAGCAATAAAAGCTCAACAGGATCAGCAAATTGATAAT GCACTTCTGGCAGAAGGACGCTTTTATTCTGATCTTGAGCTCACTGAAAAGGAGATAGAACGCATGGTAATGGAAGCTTCTAGGGCTGAGTATATTGCCAATGACAAATTCAGGCAGCAGTTTGGTTGTCGAGAATCTTCCACTTCTAGTGCTGAACCATCATCATCAGGAGCTA GGTCATCAGGAAGTGAAGCGAAGCAAGAAGGTGGGGGGCGAGAAGTTCTTAGTGACTGCATCCAGATTATGCTGTCGATGGGATTTAGCTATGCGCGAGTAATAGAGGCTTATAGCATATTCGGGGATGATGTGGATTCAATGGTATGTTATCTCATTGAAACCAGCAGTAGCAGCAGACGTAAAGGAAAAGCAACTGAAtga